The segment GATATCGGTCAGGAaactaaaaagaaaaataacaattCCTTGTTAAAATAAAACCTATAGATCAAAACCTTCATAGAGAATTGCTAATATTTCGTGATTGTCAcattttttatgatataggcagcaaacTAGAAGACAAGCCGCCTAAtaggaagcagtcatcgccggcCATGAACATAAGCAACCCAATTGTATAGTATAAAATCATGGGTCTCTAATTTTATTTAGATACAAAAAGTCTTCAAACTAATTTTGACAAGAAATGTTGAGCAATTTCCAAATATTTCAGCAATTTAAGTGACGTATTTTACATTATTCAATATAATTAGGTAACTGTGTCCCGTTATTGAAATATCCACAGTcccttcaatatttatttaattaaagcaACGATCGGTGAAGTTCTATGTCAAAAGCTTTTTTTAACAGAGCAAGTGTAAAGAGATAAAAATATACACTCACACTCCGAGAGCTTCAGCGGACTTAGCACAGCCAAGAGATGGGAGCAGAAGGATCTTTTCCGTGTAAACGTTGTGCTGGACAAAGCGCGTGCGCAGATAGTAGAACTCTTCGGCGGTACCTTCCCGAAGAGCGTTGCAGTACACGTATGCGCGATTATCGGGGTACACtctgtaaaataaatatgatataAATAATAGTTCCATCTAACGTTCCATTCTTATCAGGGATAAAACAGAAGAATTTAAAGCTTatcttaatatttaaataaaaacaatgtacAAATTGAAACACTATCACGGACTGCGTAGTATTGCTGAATGGAAAGAATTATTCCACGCATCAAGAGTATACAGCTATGACAGCGGCATCAATGTCGCCTTTCCCAgtagtttaatttatcaaagAACAGAAATTATGAAACTtggtatgtaggtacttaaaatactaTAGCTTTTACGTTGAGGCTAAGAAGCACTTTGAGAGCCATCGCAGTATATAAAATGAAGAGTCTGGCTATTAAAACCAAACTGTATTAAAGAAGTTAGACTTACTCAACATTAGAAGTCCTCAGAGCGTTGAATTGGTCAACAGCAGCGGTGCGGCAGGCGGGGTCCCTGTTCATCCGGCACATGATAGGAGCCAGGTCCGAACGAAGGTACGAACGCATGAAGTCTTCGGGGTCTGACGTCGGGTAGTACGTGAGATCGGCCATCACGGCGGTAGACCATTGAGCGATCAAagcctgaaaataaaaaatgaattatTTGAATAACAAGAATATAAGTAGTTTATCATGATCCTACTTTTGGGTTAATTAATATGAGTATGTAATCCAATGATTACAATATTTTGGTACCAATTTACTGGTCTGCAAAAATAAACGAGAGGTCGCTGAGTTACGAAACCcctttttttattgtaatataGATGATGGTTAACTGTAATGTTACTGAATGCCATGAGTTATTCATTCCCCTGTTTGTAccaattttttgtaatttttacattaaagtttaaacaaataaaacaataaacacaAACACatactactactattactatTGGCCTAGATAGCAAGAAGCCTATATTGCCAAGACGATTTATCAGGATAAGACTGTGTTGTATAATCTTAAAGGGTAGTTACCTCAAAAGGATCCAGGTAGACGGTGCCAGTGAGCCGGTTCCTGAGCCAGCTAAAGCCAGTCATGGCAGCCACCCAAGGGGCGTAGTCGGTCTCGAACTCCAAGAAGGAAAGAATGTTCAGAGCCTTGTTGTAGCTCATGATGCCAGAGCGTGCGTATTGGAAGACATCGTCGACTATCTGTGTAATGTAAAAAAGGTATGCTAAAATTCTGGTATGCATCTAAATTCCTAGCAAAAtctaatttacaaaataaaatcatacgtCCATAAAATCTCagaaattcatatttttttgcaaCTCGTAATTCATAATGATTGAATATATCAATAGCTACTCGTAATTAAATGACCTCGAATGACATTTTGAAATTTGCGATTTTAACCAAAGGAGTAAGTATCGTTATTTTCTGTAGTGCTTTGATTACCTGCGCCTTGTTGTATTCATGAATCTGGGTCCTGGCCTCTCCTCTTAGGGCAGCAGTAATGAGATCCCAAGTGTAGTCGTCGTAGTTCACGCGGTAGTAACCTGTAATTAAGAGGACATTAAGAAAATTTTTGGACTTTGATTAGGAAACATAGAATCTacagtttatttgtttattttacaattagtaCTAACAGTAAAACCTTACGTACTAATCGGTGCTATAGGTAGTTCTTATGTCTATCAGTGACTATGAGTCATGATTCATGCTCAGCAAAACTAATAAATATAACAGCTGCCTAGATAAACATATCATGTAATAAATTTCAAAGACAACAAAAACAgagatgtaataaataaactcaTGTCTTTATTTCTAAAAAAGATAGACAAAGtatatgaaactgctaaagtgtCAGTGTCTCTTATCAATAAAAgaatttgaaagaaaacaaatcaGAAATAAATTAAAGACTCAAACATACCAGTCTGTTGCCTGTTGAACAGAACCCACTCGTCGCCGACGGAGCCGCGGTTGATGACGGTGACGGCCTTGCGGATGATGTGCGACGGCTTGGTGTTGGTGAAGTCAGGGTTACTGGCGCTGGAGAAACTGATCGGGATGACCCACTGAGTGTTGACGTCGAGGTATCCGTTGTTGATATCGAAGCGGCGCTGAAAAGCAATAAAACCTTATTATAAAGGTTGTTGAGAAAAAAGTAAGCATGGTTAATTGCTAATCTGAGTAAGACGCGCATTGCGTAAAACAGAGATAGGGTTTGGGtgaattgaaaaaaataaaattttgaatgatttgaaagATTGCGAAGTTTGTAAAAAACTAACCAAAATattaacttacaaaaatttagtTTGTTTGGCATATTAATTCACTACATACAAATGAAATcataaattgaaattaaacgttttGAAATACGGAAGTAATTGCGTCAAACCCGATAATATTTACCTGCTGAATGGTCATGTCACCAGTTTGGTGGTCGACCTGCACGTAAAGTATGGGGTGTCCGGCTTGGTACGTGAAGGAGCGGTAATATTCGACCAGAGAGAAGTCGGGGCCGTACTCGCTTAGAGCGCCAGCGGCTCGACCAGCCTCTTCCAATGCAGTGTAGAGATCAATTGGCAAAGCAGTCTCGAATTGCCTGTTGATGAAAACTTTAGACAATAAGCACCTACTTCAATTGAAAGATAACAATTCCCTAGAAAATGTTTTGTGATTCATGATACGATTCCAGATTTCAATACAGTAGCTGCAAGTTAAATAAGTTGAACAACTAAGTAGGTACTCtcatgcgcttggcgaggaacgGATGCCTAAGGAGGGACCTAGTCTGCAACAGAATGACACGATATTACTATCCTCAGCATTCAGATTAAATAAGTAGAAGACTAGTAGATACTACACAGAATTGCTTACTTATTCCTCAAGTAGTTCCTCAAACCGGCTCTGTGAACTTCAGAGCCAAGAAGATGTTCAGTCATCCTGATGACTGCAGCTCCCTTGCTGTACGACAGAGTCGAAAACATGCCGCTGACGGCCGCCGGGCTTCCGATACCAGATGTGGATAATGGGTGAGCGCTGGCAGTGGAGTCACTGAGCAAAGCGGTGTGGACTTGCTCGGTTATGAACCTGGTCTCGAAACCCATGTAATCCTCGACCTGAAAGTAGGTGGATATGCTTATAGCAACACTGAATTGATATCAATTTTTTACTAAAGTTTAGAATTGAAACAATGGAATCATCCAGCCGGTTGTCCTTAGAAAAAGAAGGCAATTTTTTGGATCTTTTTGAACTTACCCTGTGGGTAAGAAAGTATTGGTAGTATGTGGCAAAGCCTTCGTTGAGCCACAAATCATCCCACCAGTCGCAAGTGACCAAGTTACCGAACCACATGTGGGCGGTTTCGTGAGAGAGGATGGAAGCAACCAGCTGCTTGTCGTAGCTGGTACTGTGGACGGGGTCGTACATGAGGTAGGCTTCCCtgaaaaatgatatttttttgtaataatagTACAATAGAATATTTTAGGATTAGAAATACTAAAGAAATATATTGAGGATATAATGCGTGTCTGCCTGTAAAGTTAATAAATACATCGATAACAAACTGCCAAAACAAGTTATGAATTACGATCAGTTATTAAGCTAAATTAATTAAGGTTAGCCACATGACATGAACACACTTGAAAAGCTAAATCCGTATTTTTAACGCATACAAATGTCATCACAGGATTAACCCTGATATCCccgccggcgtagctttatttgacgttcatatgtgcattgtaatatgcctacttgaaagatacatatttttattttcatttcattttcatttatctcCTGAACTTGATGTCGTAGTAAATTGTTCATTTATGGGTCTTTGTGGGCCTCACCTGTACGTAAGAAGTCCCCAGTTCTCCATAGCGCCTTCGGAGAAGTCAGGAATCGCAGCCTGGGTCATCTTAATATGATCAACCACACTATAGAAGTCGTAGTCAGTGTGTGTGTTCATCTCAGCTAAAAGCTCCTGGCCCACTTCCAATGCGTACTGACCCTGGCCAGCGTCAATAGCAGCAGGACGAGCAATTACTTCATAGATAAGTTCGTTGTTGACATTGTTGACCTCTAAACTCTTATATTCAGCGACGATTATAGCCAAGAGGTACGTTGACATGAGAGGAGTTGTGTGGTAAATATCGTCTTCGAAGCCACTGTaaacaatataaaatagtatacaTTTGATGGTGCGGTCAtggattttatttttacaacacTTATAGTAGGTGAATATAGCTTGGGTCGTACTTCTATCTAAGTgtcattaaaataatgttactcACGGATTGTTGGCAGATGTTACGGTTGAGGAAATACGGGTAGCGGACCAGCTGCGGTACGCGGCCGGGCGTCTGATGGTGACGTCGAATGTAGCCTTGAAGCTGGGCTCGTCGTAGCAAGGGAAAGCCCTGCGGGCCGACGTGGCCTGGAACTGAGTGCTTGCCATCCAGCTGAAACACAACCAGTCATTATAAGCAAAGGCTTTTAGacttacaaaactaattaaaacaaaattactAGTTATACCTGACGGAATCGTTGTATTGATTCCTAAACCAACTCTTGTAAATGCCGGACATATCATCTCGCATAGGAGCCTCGAAAGTGATGGTCAAAGTGTAAATGACCGGATTTGTGGCATCATAGGCAAGAGATCCAGAAACAAGATTGATCCTTAGGAAGTCATACGCAGTCTCCTCGGTGACTGTCACAGGAACGGGTGTATTGCCTTGAACTAGAGTTACAGTGCCAATAGTAAGGTCATCAGACTGGA is part of the Leguminivora glycinivorella isolate SPB_JAAS2020 chromosome 3, LegGlyc_1.1, whole genome shotgun sequence genome and harbors:
- the LOC125224696 gene encoding membrane alanyl aminopeptidase-like, whose amino-acid sequence is MLATKLLVLALACSCAYSIPQKATKLKTTIFGDEKLEGEIFEKYDVAAVALNDDVALYRLPTTTRPTHYNILWAMDFTSNPQAFGGTVEIQLHATQTGISQIVLQSDDLTIGTVTLVQGNTPVPVTVTEETAYDFLRINLVSGSLAYDATNPVIYTLTITFEAPMRDDMSGIYKSWFRNQYNDSVSWMASTQFQATSARRAFPCYDEPSFKATFDVTIRRPAAYRSWSATRISSTVTSANNPGFEDDIYHTTPLMSTYLLAIIVAEYKSLEVNNVNNELIYEVIARPAAIDAGQGQYALEVGQELLAEMNTHTDYDFYSVVDHIKMTQAAIPDFSEGAMENWGLLTYREAYLMYDPVHSTSYDKQLVASILSHETAHMWFGNLVTCDWWDDLWLNEGFATYYQYFLTHRVEDYMGFETRFITEQVHTALLSDSTASAHPLSTSGIGSPAAVSGMFSTLSYSKGAAVIRMTEHLLGSEVHRAGLRNYLRNKQFETALPIDLYTALEEAGRAAGALSEYGPDFSLVEYYRSFTYQAGHPILYVQVDHQTGDMTIQQRRFDINNGYLDVNTQWVIPISFSSASNPDFTNTKPSHIIRKAVTVINRGSVGDEWVLFNRQQTGYYRVNYDDYTWDLITAALRGEARTQIHEYNKAQIVDDVFQYARSGIMSYNKALNILSFLEFETDYAPWVAAMTGFSWLRNRLTGTVYLDPFEALIAQWSTAVMADLTYYPTSDPEDFMRSYLRSDLAPIMCRMNRDPACRTAAVDQFNALRTSNVEVYPDNRAYVYCNALREGTAEEFYYLRTRFVQHNVYTEKILLLPSLGCAKSAEALGVFLTDIFQDNELIRRQDYNNALNSAANGNKENAQIVFNFIQNNFALVQNAYPDVATPLFYVSSRLRSEAEINTFQQWATQNQALLGTSYQAVMNGAESARQSIQWTAGIVEDLNNFLTAAGFQPVTTTTQPPPTETPAPELETRPELTQPETPDLPDSAVTSVLSMTVRVL